One Natrinema marinum genomic window carries:
- a CDS encoding DUF7123 family protein encodes MAPDLTSKQQRILEYLRENAATKTYFKSRLIGQELGMTAKEVGSNITALQEGEYDVEIEKWGYSSSTTWKVDV; translated from the coding sequence ATGGCCCCCGACCTCACGAGTAAACAACAGCGGATTCTGGAGTACCTCCGCGAGAACGCGGCGACGAAGACGTACTTCAAATCCCGCCTCATCGGCCAAGAACTCGGGATGACGGCGAAAGAGGTCGGCTCGAACATCACCGCGCTCCAGGAAGGCGAGTACGATGTCGAGATCGAAAAATGGGGTTACTCCTCGAGCACGACCTGGAAAGTCGACGTTTAG
- the yjjX gene encoding inosine/xanthosine triphosphatase — translation MEIAVGSTNPVKVAAVERTLEPYEPTVTGVGVDSGVSEQPRSIAETVRGAENRARRALADTEADYGIGLEGGVARLEGVPGLSLIMWGATTDGDRLERGSGPTLRLPDRVADRVADGGELGPVMDDLLGTENVAESDGAAGVLTAGLTDRTQALGEAVACSFGPFVTDTYDGVWKP, via the coding sequence ATGGAGATCGCAGTCGGCAGCACGAACCCGGTCAAGGTCGCGGCGGTCGAACGGACGCTCGAGCCATACGAGCCGACCGTAACCGGCGTCGGCGTCGACTCCGGCGTGAGCGAACAGCCACGATCGATCGCGGAGACCGTCCGCGGTGCCGAGAATCGCGCTCGCCGGGCGCTTGCTGACACCGAGGCCGACTACGGTATCGGCCTCGAGGGCGGCGTCGCCCGGCTCGAGGGCGTCCCGGGGCTCTCCCTCATCATGTGGGGAGCGACGACCGATGGCGATCGGCTCGAGCGCGGCAGCGGGCCGACGCTCCGGCTCCCCGACCGAGTCGCCGACCGCGTCGCGGACGGTGGGGAGTTGGGTCCGGTGATGGACGACCTGCTCGGGACCGAGAACGTCGCCGAATCCGACGGAGCTGCGGGCGTCCTCACGGCCGGCTTGACGGACCGAACGCAGGCGCTCGGCGAGGCGGTTGCGTGTTCGTTCGGTCCGTTCGTCACTGACACATACGATGGTGTATGGAAACCGTAA
- a CDS encoding transcription initiation factor IIB, whose product MTNAPSNTRVRRSEPETNEQETESEDQDLVCPECTGQLVVDDEHGETVCADCGLVVEEDSVDRGPEWRAFDAAEKNEKSRVGAPTTNTMHDKGLSTNIDWRNKDAYGNSLGSRQREKMQRLRKWNERFRTRDSKERNLKQALGEIDRMASALGLPTNVRETASVIYRRALDEDLLPGRSIEGVSTSCVYAAARQAGVPRSLDEIADVSRVEKNEIARTYRYVVRELGLEVQPADPESYVPRFASGLELSDEAEHRARSLLQNAKEKGVHSGKSPVGLAAAAVYAAALLTNEKTTQAAVSDVADISEVTIRNRYHELLEAEETIGMA is encoded by the coding sequence ATGACTAACGCACCATCGAATACGAGAGTACGACGTAGCGAACCAGAAACGAACGAACAGGAGACCGAAAGCGAGGACCAGGACCTCGTCTGCCCCGAGTGTACGGGCCAGCTCGTCGTCGACGACGAACACGGCGAAACGGTCTGTGCGGACTGCGGTCTCGTCGTCGAGGAGGACTCGGTCGACCGCGGCCCCGAGTGGCGAGCCTTCGACGCCGCCGAGAAAAACGAGAAGTCCCGCGTGGGTGCGCCCACGACGAACACGATGCACGACAAGGGCCTCTCGACGAACATCGACTGGCGGAACAAGGACGCCTACGGGAACTCGCTTGGCTCGCGCCAGCGCGAGAAGATGCAGCGTCTGCGCAAGTGGAACGAGCGGTTCCGCACCCGCGACTCCAAGGAGCGTAACCTCAAACAGGCGCTCGGCGAGATCGACCGGATGGCCTCCGCGCTGGGCCTCCCGACAAACGTCCGTGAGACCGCCAGCGTCATCTACCGGCGCGCATTGGACGAGGACCTCCTCCCCGGGCGCTCGATCGAGGGCGTCTCGACGTCCTGCGTCTACGCCGCCGCCCGACAGGCCGGCGTCCCGCGCTCGCTCGACGAGATCGCGGACGTCTCCCGCGTCGAGAAAAACGAGATCGCCCGCACCTACCGGTACGTCGTCCGCGAACTCGGTCTCGAGGTCCAGCCGGCCGATCCCGAGAGCTACGTCCCCCGCTTCGCCTCGGGGCTCGAGCTCTCCGACGAGGCCGAACACCGCGCGCGGAGCCTCCTCCAGAACGCCAAGGAGAAGGGCGTCCACAGTGGGAAATCGCCGGTCGGCCTCGCGGCCGCCGCGGTCTACGCCGCCGCGCTCCTGACTAACGAGAAGACAACCCAGGCCGCCGTCTCCGACGTGGCCGACATCTCCGAAGTCACCATCCGCAACCGGTACCACGAGCTCCTCGAGGCCGAGGAGACGATCGGGATGGCCTGA
- a CDS encoding type I 3-dehydroquinate dehydratase — protein sequence MELDFDAFVLAASTADLADEPAARERADAIEFRMDLTDEPLTALEAYDGELPILATNRAEWEGGEASDDGRLETLAEATAFESVAAIDIELESILEGAAEGLLETARERGVSVVASAHDFEGTPTRNELVTTLTEAGKYADVAKLAVTAESKADTLALLSATEQLTSHGDTVATMAMGEVGSHTRAVAPVYGSKIGYAPVDPAEATAPGQYDLETLAELVATLG from the coding sequence ATGGAACTGGATTTCGACGCGTTCGTCCTCGCGGCGTCGACGGCCGACCTCGCCGACGAGCCCGCGGCCCGCGAGCGCGCCGACGCGATCGAATTTCGAATGGATCTGACCGACGAGCCCCTGACCGCGCTCGAGGCCTACGACGGCGAGTTGCCGATCCTCGCGACGAACCGCGCCGAGTGGGAAGGCGGCGAGGCGAGCGACGACGGCCGACTCGAGACGCTCGCCGAGGCGACCGCGTTCGAGAGCGTCGCGGCGATCGATATCGAACTCGAGTCGATCCTCGAGGGGGCGGCCGAAGGGCTGCTCGAGACGGCTCGCGAGCGCGGCGTCTCGGTCGTCGCCTCAGCCCACGACTTCGAGGGGACGCCGACCCGCAACGAGCTGGTCACGACCCTCACCGAGGCGGGTAAGTACGCCGACGTGGCGAAGTTGGCGGTGACCGCGGAATCGAAAGCGGACACGCTCGCGTTGCTGTCGGCGACCGAGCAACTGACTTCCCACGGCGACACCGTGGCGACGATGGCGATGGGCGAGGTGGGGAGCCACACGCGCGCCGTTGCGCCGGTGTACGGGTCGAAAATCGGCTACGCGCCCGTCGATCCCGCGGAGGCGACCGCGCCGGGACAGTACGACCTCGAGACGCTGGCGGAACTGGTGGCGACGCTCGGCTGA
- a CDS encoding zinc ribbon domain-containing protein, giving the protein MTWIRALIAAGLSVILPGAGHVLVRDWLRAAAFAGLFLTASFLFLPIEQIANAGPITSYEQAMEQATIMSENTDAMAQFLLSFIALFAAVDATVRALGYSPGSGDGTDGLTCPECGKEVDEDLEFCHWCTTRLEPAESDTETADV; this is encoded by the coding sequence ATGACATGGATCCGTGCGCTCATTGCCGCCGGTCTCTCGGTGATCTTGCCGGGTGCCGGACACGTCCTCGTTCGGGACTGGCTCCGCGCCGCCGCCTTCGCCGGCCTCTTCCTTACGGCGAGTTTCCTCTTTCTCCCGATCGAGCAGATCGCGAACGCCGGCCCGATAACGAGCTACGAGCAAGCCATGGAGCAGGCGACGATCATGAGCGAAAACACCGACGCGATGGCCCAGTTCCTCCTCTCGTTTATCGCCCTCTTCGCCGCGGTCGACGCGACCGTTCGGGCGCTCGGCTACTCGCCGGGGAGCGGTGACGGCACCGACGGCCTGACCTGTCCCGAGTGTGGCAAGGAAGTCGACGAGGACCTCGAGTTCTGTCACTGGTGTACGACGCGGTTAGAGCCCGCAGAATCCGACACCGAGACGGCCGACGTCTGA
- a CDS encoding 3-dehydroquinate synthase II, with protein MTRSVWVKADDAVGDWDDRRARITAALEAGVDWVLVDEDDVDRVRELGDINVAAFRTDGDVTLVDDIDDAEADSDDTEPAAQADAVVVGKGGEGDATIDLPEDFSGSADLSTLRRDGDFERGAYVRILGKEYERFAETAAEEADHTIVVGEDWTIIPLENLIARIGEETDLVAGVTSAEEAKTAFETLEIGSDAVLLDSDDPDEIRKTVEVRDEAERESLDLEYAEVLAVERAGSADRVCVDTGSMLEHDEGMLVGSMSRGLVFVHAETAESPYVASRPFRVNAGAVHAYVRTPDGGTKYLSELQSGDEVQIVDLEGNTREAIVGRAKIEQRPMFRVALETEGGDRIETLLQNAETIKVASAEGRKAVTDLEAGDEILLYYEDTARHFGEAVEESIIEK; from the coding sequence ATGACGCGATCTGTCTGGGTAAAAGCCGACGACGCCGTCGGCGATTGGGACGACCGCCGGGCGCGGATCACCGCCGCGCTCGAGGCGGGTGTAGACTGGGTACTGGTCGACGAGGACGACGTCGACCGCGTCCGCGAACTCGGCGACATCAACGTCGCGGCGTTTCGAACCGACGGCGACGTGACGCTGGTCGACGACATCGACGACGCCGAAGCCGATAGCGACGACACCGAACCGGCCGCGCAGGCCGACGCGGTCGTCGTCGGCAAGGGCGGCGAGGGCGACGCGACGATCGACCTCCCGGAGGACTTCTCGGGATCGGCCGACCTCTCGACGCTGCGCCGCGACGGCGACTTCGAGCGGGGCGCGTACGTCCGCATCCTCGGCAAGGAGTACGAGCGCTTCGCCGAGACCGCCGCCGAGGAGGCAGATCACACCATCGTCGTCGGCGAAGACTGGACGATCATCCCCCTCGAGAACCTGATCGCCCGGATCGGCGAGGAGACCGACCTCGTCGCGGGCGTCACCAGCGCCGAGGAGGCCAAGACTGCCTTCGAAACACTCGAGATCGGCTCCGACGCCGTCCTGCTGGACTCGGACGATCCCGACGAGATCCGCAAGACCGTCGAAGTCCGCGACGAGGCCGAACGCGAGAGTCTCGACCTCGAGTACGCCGAAGTGCTCGCCGTCGAACGGGCCGGCAGCGCCGACCGCGTCTGCGTCGACACGGGCAGCATGCTCGAACACGACGAGGGGATGCTCGTCGGCTCGATGAGCCGCGGGCTGGTCTTCGTCCACGCCGAGACCGCCGAATCGCCGTACGTCGCCTCCCGGCCCTTCCGGGTCAACGCGGGCGCGGTCCACGCCTACGTCCGCACGCCCGACGGCGGGACGAAGTACCTCTCGGAGCTCCAGAGCGGCGACGAGGTCCAAATCGTCGACCTCGAGGGCAACACCCGCGAAGCGATCGTCGGCCGAGCCAAGATCGAGCAGCGGCCGATGTTCCGGGTCGCCCTCGAGACGGAGGGTGGAGACCGCATCGAGACACTCCTCCAGAACGCCGAGACAATCAAGGTGGCATCCGCGGAGGGGCGCAAGGCGGTGACCGACCTGGAGGCCGGCGACGAGATCCTGCTGTACTACGAGGACACGGCACGCCACTTCGGCGAGGCCGTCGAAGAGAGCATCATCGAAAAGTAA
- a CDS encoding DUF6293 family protein encodes MDVVKRVHVVPLGYEFDRILEPIRDQRADLVYLLEGDSVDDHERADGGAGGDGHAERNATAAAEYHAELREELESVVPEVRTWECDLTDVYAVLGDVTTIADIHAEDQVYVNVSGAGTIPAIGATIACMDVSTDAHAYYVEPSTYAHAGTTEPISFGVDEIEEVPTYPIDSPTRDQVAIMEFLAEPDAWDGYHDDRTAPPKKKDLIEYARDHDLSFMADRRTPDDRSGEDKGAFRVLDTHVLEPLAEDGYVTIESVGRRRVVELTERGENAYRAFRHKLMDEAGERR; translated from the coding sequence ATGGACGTCGTCAAGCGAGTCCACGTCGTGCCGCTGGGCTACGAGTTCGATCGGATCCTCGAGCCGATCCGGGACCAGCGGGCCGACCTGGTCTACCTGCTCGAGGGCGACAGCGTCGACGATCACGAGCGCGCCGATGGAGGCGCGGGCGGCGACGGTCATGCGGAGCGAAACGCGACCGCGGCCGCCGAGTACCACGCGGAACTGCGAGAGGAACTCGAGTCGGTCGTCCCCGAGGTGCGGACCTGGGAGTGCGATCTGACGGACGTGTACGCGGTACTCGGGGACGTGACGACGATCGCGGACATCCACGCCGAGGATCAGGTGTACGTCAACGTCTCCGGTGCGGGGACGATCCCGGCGATCGGCGCGACGATCGCGTGCATGGATGTCTCGACCGACGCCCACGCCTACTACGTCGAACCCTCGACGTACGCTCACGCCGGAACGACCGAACCGATCTCCTTCGGCGTCGACGAAATCGAGGAGGTGCCGACCTATCCGATCGACTCGCCGACGCGCGATCAGGTCGCGATCATGGAGTTTCTCGCCGAGCCCGACGCGTGGGACGGTTACCACGACGACCGGACCGCGCCGCCGAAGAAGAAAGACCTCATCGAGTACGCTCGAGATCACGACCTCTCGTTCATGGCCGATCGTCGCACCCCCGACGACCGCTCCGGGGAGGACAAGGGGGCGTTCCGCGTCCTCGATACGCACGTGCTCGAGCCGCTCGCGGAGGACGGCTACGTGACGATCGAGTCCGTCGGCCGCCGCCGCGTCGTCGAGTTGACCGAGCGGGGCGAAAACGCCTATCGGGCGTTCCGCCACAAACTCATGGACGAGGCCGGCGAGCGGCGGTAG
- a CDS encoding HAD family hydrolase: protein MAAYDAICFDLDMTLCESTQNPAGLLESAFAGAGCEPFCTPVELRAAVPDLPTAETDREFYEHLFTEVAGRAGVASDIAPDLAREYLERQDPTAVGFRPGAKAALEHARDLGRVGLITNGGRKTQTRKLEALGIADAFDARVFTEPSAGIHPKPSAAPFERALADLAVAPDAAIHVGDSLHADIAGANAMGLDSAWLDTGRDGDPGDHEPTYELASLESFETIV from the coding sequence ATGGCCGCCTACGACGCGATCTGCTTCGACCTCGATATGACGCTCTGCGAGTCGACCCAGAACCCCGCGGGGCTGCTCGAGTCAGCCTTCGCCGGGGCCGGCTGCGAGCCGTTCTGTACGCCCGTGGAGTTGCGAGCCGCCGTGCCCGACCTGCCGACCGCCGAGACGGACCGCGAGTTCTACGAGCATCTCTTCACCGAAGTCGCGGGCCGCGCGGGCGTCGCGTCGGACATCGCCCCGGACCTTGCCAGAGAGTACCTCGAGCGCCAGGACCCGACCGCCGTCGGTTTCCGGCCGGGCGCGAAGGCGGCGCTCGAGCACGCCCGCGACCTGGGCCGGGTCGGGCTCATCACGAACGGCGGTCGGAAGACACAGACGCGGAAACTCGAGGCGCTCGGCATCGCCGACGCCTTCGATGCGCGGGTGTTCACCGAGCCAAGCGCCGGGATCCATCCCAAGCCGAGCGCGGCACCGTTCGAGCGTGCACTCGCCGACCTCGCAGTCGCGCCCGACGCGGCGATCCACGTCGGCGACTCCTTACACGCCGATATCGCGGGGGCAAACGCGATGGGGCTCGATTCGGCCTGGCTGGACACGGGCCGCGATGGCGACCCCGGCGACCACGAGCCGACCTACGAACTCGCGTCGCTCGAGTCCTTCGAAACGATCGTCTGA
- a CDS encoding SprT-like domain-containing protein, with amino-acid sequence MSDGEEYTLADEIVARARIHAREVVDEHGLAVDLESLEWEVSTRARRRAGACRWHADREVATIVLARRAYERYEWPTFAGVVRHELVHAWEFQRFGESGHGDRFRERAAALEAPRYCEEFSEPRYVLRCLAPDCDWRAKRHRASKPVKAPGEYRCGVCGESYEVEHAASGRTWTTAGGYGGAKAALEEEL; translated from the coding sequence GTGAGCGACGGCGAGGAGTACACGCTGGCCGACGAAATCGTCGCCCGCGCGCGGATCCACGCCCGTGAGGTCGTCGACGAGCACGGGCTGGCGGTCGATCTCGAGAGCCTCGAGTGGGAGGTCTCGACGCGGGCGCGCCGCCGTGCGGGGGCGTGTCGCTGGCACGCCGACCGCGAGGTGGCGACGATCGTGCTCGCCCGACGGGCCTACGAGCGATACGAGTGGCCGACGTTCGCGGGCGTCGTCCGCCACGAACTCGTCCACGCCTGGGAGTTCCAGCGGTTCGGCGAGTCCGGCCACGGGGACCGGTTTCGCGAGCGGGCCGCGGCGCTCGAGGCGCCCCGGTACTGCGAGGAGTTTTCCGAGCCGCGGTACGTCCTCCGGTGTCTCGCGCCCGACTGTGACTGGCGGGCGAAGCGCCACCGCGCGTCGAAGCCGGTGAAAGCGCCCGGCGAGTACCGCTGTGGGGTCTGCGGCGAGTCCTACGAGGTCGAGCACGCGGCCAGCGGGCGAACGTGGACGACGGCAGGCGGCTACGGCGGCGCGAAGGCGGCACTCGAGGAGGAGTTGTGA
- a CDS encoding cation diffusion facilitator family transporter translates to MSHNESAHTHDGSHEGHDHDHGGHGHGGGSTSSRKLAAVSLINVVGFVVELAGGLAFGSVALISDAVHMLFDALAYVMAFTASYVAERYGEGERWSYGLHRLEPFAAFLNGLLLLPMVGFIVWESYQRFLEPVAIGTGPTIAIALGGLAVNVVSVVVLHGDAMSLNERGAFYHLLGDAGGSVAVIVSVLVIDVTGIRVIDPITAALIAAVVAWSAVRVLRGSGEIFFLRTPLESDEIRAHVSEIEGVDRVDDFHAWQICSQITVATMHVETGVETMAEAEEVLRRVHDELASHGVDHATVELGPGYADRDVHLDTHCH, encoded by the coding sequence ATGAGTCACAACGAGTCGGCGCATACTCACGACGGCTCGCACGAGGGCCACGATCACGACCACGGCGGCCACGGTCACGGCGGCGGCTCGACGAGCAGCCGCAAGCTCGCCGCCGTCTCGCTGATCAACGTCGTCGGCTTCGTCGTCGAACTCGCGGGCGGGCTGGCGTTCGGATCGGTCGCGCTTATCAGCGACGCCGTCCACATGCTGTTCGACGCGCTCGCGTACGTGATGGCCTTCACCGCCTCCTACGTCGCCGAACGCTACGGCGAGGGCGAGCGCTGGTCGTACGGCCTCCACCGCCTCGAGCCGTTCGCCGCCTTCCTCAACGGTCTGTTGCTCCTGCCGATGGTCGGCTTCATCGTCTGGGAGTCCTACCAGCGATTCCTCGAGCCCGTAGCCATCGGCACCGGGCCGACGATCGCGATCGCGCTTGGCGGGCTCGCGGTCAACGTCGTCTCGGTGGTCGTCCTCCACGGCGACGCGATGAGCCTCAACGAGCGAGGCGCGTTCTATCACCTGTTGGGCGACGCCGGCGGCTCGGTCGCCGTCATCGTCTCCGTGCTCGTCATCGACGTGACCGGCATCCGCGTCATCGACCCGATCACGGCGGCGCTGATCGCCGCCGTCGTGGCCTGGTCCGCGGTGCGGGTGTTGCGCGGCAGCGGCGAGATCTTCTTCCTCAGGACGCCCCTCGAGAGCGACGAGATCCGCGCCCACGTAAGCGAGATCGAGGGTGTCGACCGCGTCGACGACTTCCACGCGTGGCAGATCTGTAGCCAGATCACGGTCGCGACGATGCACGTCGAGACGGGAGTCGAGACGATGGCGGAGGCTGAGGAAGTCCTGCGACGCGTCCACGACGAACTGGCGAGCCACGGTGTCGATCACGCGACAGTGGAACTCGGGCCGGGCTACGCCGACCGCGACGTGCACCTCGATACGCATTGCCACTGA
- a CDS encoding 2-amino-3,7-dideoxy-D-threo-hept-6-ulosonate synthase, producing the protein MTTGIDARLERIGTDGSYVIVPMDHGITMGAVQGLKDIESTIDGVTSGGADAVLTQKGIAPRVHENKNGKGYIVHLNGSTTIGPDENDKRVTGTVEEAIRVGADAVSFHINVGSDHEPDQLTQLSEVTETAERFGMPVLAMAYARGPGVDPEDPEALGHAVRLAEELGADIVKTGYSGDADSFQHVVESTRLPVVIAGGSKGTDRETIEMVRGVMDAGGAGVSMGRSIFQHDDPEAIARAVAGVVHHDLSTDDALAEAGLALEA; encoded by the coding sequence ATGACCACCGGAATCGACGCACGACTCGAGCGAATCGGGACAGACGGATCGTACGTGATCGTCCCAATGGACCACGGCATCACGATGGGTGCCGTCCAGGGGCTGAAAGACATCGAATCGACCATCGACGGCGTGACCAGCGGCGGGGCCGACGCGGTCCTCACGCAGAAGGGGATCGCGCCCCGCGTCCACGAGAACAAGAACGGGAAGGGCTACATCGTCCACCTCAACGGCTCGACGACGATTGGCCCCGACGAGAACGACAAGCGCGTGACCGGCACCGTCGAGGAGGCGATTCGGGTCGGCGCCGACGCCGTCTCGTTCCACATCAACGTCGGCTCGGACCACGAGCCAGACCAGCTCACGCAGCTCTCCGAGGTCACCGAGACAGCCGAACGGTTCGGGATGCCGGTCCTGGCGATGGCCTACGCTCGCGGTCCCGGCGTCGACCCCGAGGACCCCGAGGCGCTCGGTCACGCGGTCCGACTCGCCGAGGAACTGGGCGCTGATATCGTCAAAACGGGCTACAGCGGCGACGCCGACAGCTTCCAACACGTCGTCGAGTCGACCCGACTGCCGGTTGTCATCGCCGGCGGCTCGAAGGGCACCGACCGCGAGACCATCGAGATGGTCCGCGGCGTGATGGACGCTGGCGGCGCCGGTGTCTCGATGGGCCGGTCGATCTTCCAGCACGACGACCCGGAAGCCATCGCGCGAGCGGTCGCCGGCGTCGTCCACCACGACCTCTCGACCGACGACGCGCTGGCCGAAGCCGGGCTGGCGCTCGAGGCCTGA
- the trpA gene encoding tryptophan synthase subunit alpha: MTDGSESYDSDVEAAIRENHPALITYITAGDRSLEDTKAYVEALDRGGSDLIELGLPFSEPIAEGPTIQAAINRALEAGTTPQGFFELVDDLETEAPLLVMTYYNMILQYGSEPDVRPFVERAAEAGLAGIIVPDLPAEEADPLRRACDDHGLDLVFIIAPTTEGERLEAIMSQVSGFAYVQARLGTTGARANVSTATHDSLARLSEYDVPKAVGFGVSEGDHAAEIVEAGADGVIVGSALVDIIASSETPDAAVDELEATARELKRGARRGAGEEDAPEPEQP, translated from the coding sequence ATGACCGATGGCTCAGAGTCGTACGACAGCGACGTCGAGGCTGCCATCCGCGAGAACCACCCCGCGCTGATCACCTACATCACGGCGGGCGACCGCTCGCTCGAGGACACGAAAGCCTACGTCGAGGCCCTCGACCGCGGCGGCTCGGACCTGATCGAACTCGGCCTCCCCTTCTCGGAACCGATCGCCGAGGGGCCGACGATTCAGGCGGCGATCAACCGCGCGCTCGAGGCCGGAACGACCCCTCAGGGATTCTTCGAACTGGTCGACGACCTCGAGACCGAGGCGCCGCTGCTGGTGATGACGTATTACAACATGATTCTCCAATATGGATCGGAGCCCGACGTTCGACCCTTCGTCGAACGCGCCGCCGAGGCCGGCCTCGCGGGGATCATCGTCCCCGACTTACCCGCCGAGGAGGCCGACCCGCTGCGACGGGCCTGCGACGACCACGGGCTCGACCTCGTCTTCATCATCGCGCCGACGACCGAAGGTGAACGCCTCGAGGCCATCATGTCGCAGGTCTCGGGCTTCGCCTACGTTCAGGCTCGCCTCGGAACGACGGGGGCGCGCGCGAACGTCTCGACGGCGACCCACGACAGCCTCGCGCGCCTGTCGGAGTACGACGTGCCCAAGGCCGTCGGTTTCGGCGTCAGCGAGGGCGACCATGCCGCCGAGATCGTCGAGGCCGGCGCGGACGGCGTTATCGTCGGCAGCGCGCTCGTGGATATAATCGCCTCGAGCGAGACGCCCGACGCGGCGGTCGACGAACTCGAGGCCACGGCCCGCGAACTCAAACGCGGCGCGCGCCGCGGGGCGGGCGAGGAAGATGCACCGGAACCAGAACAGCCATAA
- the trpB gene encoding tryptophan synthase subunit beta, translating into MSTERERDDHDSGGTFGDYGGQYVPEALMPALQELEDAYERYVLENEDGFMDEFRERMHDFGGRPTPLQRADRLSERYDREIYLKREDLVHGGAHKLNNALGQVLLAKYMGKERIIAETGAGQHGTATAMAAAHLDMPCEIYMGRTDVNRQRPNVYRMRMNGAEVNPVEAGSGTLKEAINETMRDWATTVERTHYVIGSVVGPHPFPQMVRDFQSVIGDEIREQVQEKAGRLPDSVVACAGGGSNTMGTFHAFVPDSEVDLYAVEAGGSSLEIDEASGVAPNSATLSTGTDGVLHGAMTKLLQSGDGQIMESHSVSAGLDYAGVGPELSHLVDTGRVTPASVDDEDALNGFHRLSRLEGIIPALESSHALGYLEKRYEDLGELVVVNVSGRGDKDLETVLEETEKRDLAAAPEVEVFDG; encoded by the coding sequence ATGAGCACGGAACGCGAACGCGACGACCACGATTCCGGAGGGACGTTCGGCGACTACGGCGGCCAGTACGTTCCCGAGGCGCTGATGCCGGCCCTACAGGAACTCGAGGACGCCTACGAGCGGTACGTCCTCGAGAACGAGGACGGCTTCATGGACGAGTTCCGCGAGCGGATGCACGATTTCGGCGGGCGGCCGACGCCGCTCCAGCGCGCGGATCGGTTGAGCGAGCGCTACGACCGCGAGATCTACCTCAAGCGCGAGGACCTCGTCCACGGCGGCGCGCACAAACTCAACAACGCGCTCGGACAGGTGTTGCTCGCCAAGTACATGGGCAAAGAGCGGATCATCGCCGAGACCGGCGCCGGCCAGCACGGCACTGCGACCGCGATGGCCGCGGCCCACCTCGATATGCCCTGCGAGATCTACATGGGTCGGACTGACGTCAACCGCCAGCGGCCCAACGTCTATCGGATGCGGATGAACGGAGCGGAGGTGAACCCGGTCGAGGCTGGCAGCGGCACGTTGAAGGAGGCGATCAACGAGACGATGCGTGACTGGGCGACCACCGTCGAGCGGACCCACTACGTCATCGGCTCGGTCGTCGGCCCGCACCCGTTCCCGCAGATGGTCCGGGACTTCCAATCCGTCATCGGCGACGAGATCCGCGAGCAGGTCCAGGAGAAGGCCGGCCGCCTGCCTGATAGCGTCGTCGCCTGCGCGGGCGGCGGCTCGAATACGATGGGCACCTTCCACGCGTTCGTCCCCGACAGCGAGGTCGATCTCTATGCGGTCGAAGCCGGCGGCTCGAGTCTCGAGATCGACGAGGCGTCCGGAGTCGCGCCGAACTCGGCGACGCTCTCGACGGGCACCGACGGCGTCCTCCACGGCGCGATGACCAAGCTCCTCCAGAGCGGGGACGGCCAGATCATGGAGTCACACAGCGTCAGCGCGGGGCTCGACTACGCCGGCGTCGGTCCCGAGCTCTCGCATCTCGTCGACACCGGCCGCGTAACGCCCGCGAGCGTCGACGACGAGGACGCGCTCAACGGCTTCCACCGGCTCTCCCGGCTCGAGGGGATCATCCCGGCGCTCGAGTCGAGTCACGCCCTCGGCTATCTCGAAAAGCGCTACGAGGACCTCGGCGAACTCGTCGTCGTCAACGTCTCCGGGCGCGGCGACAAGGACTTAGAGACGGTGCTCGAGGAAACGGAGAAACGCGATCTCGCGGCCGCACCGGAGGTCGAGGTGTTCGACGGATGA